A window of the Labeo rohita strain BAU-BD-2019 chromosome 1, IGBB_LRoh.1.0, whole genome shotgun sequence genome harbors these coding sequences:
- the usp38 gene encoding ubiquitin carboxyl-terminal hydrolase 38 gives MDKILEALVSSSHPLTVKRAIVKKVMEAAEKEVTEEQCQALYHLTTRLILLGEDAFQRQVGLQVQEAYARYHRDEFARFFSKEYVLGLLQQGYGSLDRRDPAILDFLHGSLRLLISCPAVLELAPLLQTEVLRIICERPEPATCAKLATILTDFPQCVPREKAGVLFCQQLVRTFAYFHCPATEERELREYVTQVTRVSVLLQGIWKAEPATLLPSLQEVFAIISSTDPSFEPSIALASLVQHIPLQMITVLIKSLTTDQNVKDASMTQALCRMIDWLSWPLANHVDTWVIALLKGLAAVQKFTILIDVTLLKIEQVFNRLWYPIVRQGALVVLSHMLLSFQHSPEAFHLVVPHIVPLIKSLKTDGLPTSKTFLLQFAELVHCMMYQYSGFPDLYDSILESIKELPKPNEEKIKFVLNQSAWTSQSNSFASGLLKITGKSETGKTGLVNLGNTCYMNSIIQILFMATDFRRHVMSLHLNGSNTLMKKLQLLFAFLAHTQRAAYSPRSFLDFSRPPWFSAGSQQDCSEYLRFLLDRLHEEEKTLLALQVTSPKPETPTTSAETLHNAVSQPVADTPPHPDPVAAKGDGHTLVERMFGGRLSTAIRCLQCHSLSEKEEPFTDLSLAFCPSMSKCHGPNEEHKSSSTVGPCQGAVNGGSESSEGSVKEGAGTRMERPVVEPTLSVPDLVDYFLAPEILENENCYFCERCASLQRAEKVMHVVTAPEYLILTLLRFSYDATCHVRRKILDNVGIPLHMSLPLRQHGISASLSSSTAATSSSSDSPESGENLAKKLKPSQKEDGMTENGTNSETNDSDLETLSVPYVLSSVVVHSGMSSESGHYYSYGRNVSSTDGYVASPCPKTQESSESSTASQEEMGCADQKSTDWFLFNDSRVTFTNFESLQNVTGRFPKDTAYVLIYRKQEVSGQPSNSGPVVNGSRLSGEPPLQKELMDAITKDNKLFLQEQELNARARALQATSASCSFRPNGSDDNEPPGSCGPSGGGGGGGFNTISRLVF, from the exons ATGGATAAGATATTGGAAGCGCTGGTCAGCTCCTCCCATCCTCTGACTGTCAAACGAGCTATTGTGAAAAAAGTGATGGAGGCAGCAGAAAAGGAAGTGACTGAGGAGCAGTGCCAGGCCTTGTACCATCTCACCACCCGCCTTATTCTCCTGGGCGAGGATGCTTTTCAGCGACAGGTCGGCCTCCAAGTGCAAGAAGCGTACGCGCGTTACCATCGCGATGAGTTTGCACGCTTCTTCAGCAAGGAATACGTGCTTGGTCTCCTACAGCAGGGCTACGGCTCTTTAGACCGCAGAGACCCTGCCATCTTGGACTTTCTTCACGGTTCCCTCCGACTGCTCATCAGCTGCCCGGCTGTGTTGGAGTTGGCACCGCTGCTACAGACGGAGGTCCTACGCATCATCTGCGAACGGCCAGAACCAGCGACTTGTGCCAAGCTGGCCACCATACTGACGGACTTCCCTCAGTGTGTCCCACGAGAAAAGGCTGGAGTTCTCTTCTGTCAGCAGCTTGTGCGCACCTTTGCGTATTTCCACTGTCCTGCCACTGAAGAGCGGGAGCTGCGGGAGTATGTGACCCAGGTGACCAGGGTGAGCGTGCTGCTGCAGGGCATCTGGAAGGCCGAGCCGGCAACGCTGCTACCGTCGCTGCAGGAGGTGTTTGCCATCATCTCATCCACAG acCCTTCATTTGAACCCTCCATTGCGCTAGCTAGCCTGGTCCAGCACATCCCTCTACAAATGATCACAGTCCTCATCAAAAGCCTCACCACTGACCAGAATGTTAAAGATGCCAGTATGACACAAGCGCTTTGCAG GATGATTGACTGGTTGTCCTGGCCTCTAGCCAATCATGTGGACACCTGGGTCATTGCTTTATTAAAGGGACTtgctgctgttcaaaagttcaccaTCCTCATAGATGTCACACTGCTCAAAATTGAACag GTGTTTAATCGTCTCTGGTATCCAATTGTGAGGCAGGGAGCGCTGGTGGTTCTTTCACACATGCTGCTTAGTTTCCAGCACTCTCCTGAAGCCTTCCACTTA GTGGTTCCTCATATAGTCCCACTTATAAAGTCTTTGAAGACCGATGGCCTTCCCACCAGCAAAACCTTTTTGCTGCAGTTTGCAGAACTCGTCCACTGCATGATGTACCAATATTCCGGCTTCCCAGACCTCTATGACAGCATTCTTGAGTCCATTAAA GAACTACCTAAACCTAATGAGGAGAAGATCAAATTTGTTCTGAACCAAAGTGCCTGGACCTCTCAGTCAAATTCATTTGCCTCAGGCCTGCTTAAGATCACAGGAAAATCAGAAACGGGGAAGACGGGACTTGTGAATCTGGGCAACACATGCTACATGAACAGCATCATCCAAATTTTATTTATGGCTACAGA TTTCAGACGGCATGTCATGTCTCTGCATTTAAATGGCAGCAACACCCTCATGAAGAAGCTCCAGCTTCTTTTTGCCTTCTTGGCTCACACACAG AGAGCAGCATATTCTCCAAGAAGTTTTTTGGATTTTTCTCGGCCGCCATGGTTTTCAGCTGGATCCCAGCAAGACTGCTCAGAGTATTTGCGTTTTCTGCTGGACAG GTTGCATGAAGAAGAGAAGACTCTCTTAGCCCTTCAGGTGACCAGCCCAAAACCTGAAACTCCAACCACTTCTGCTGAAACTCTTCACAATGCTGTAAGTCAGCCAGTCGCTGATACGCCACCACATCCAGATCCTGTGGCAGCCAAGGGAGATGGTCACACTCTAGTGGAGCGTATGTTTGGTGGAAGACTCTCCACAGCCATCCGCTGCTTGCAATGCCACAGCCTGTCAGAAAAGGAGGAGCCATTTACAGACCTCTCTCTTGCCTTCTGCCCCTCAATGTCCAAGTGCCACGGTCCCAATGAAGAGCACAAAAGCTCCTCCACTGTGGGACCCTGCCAAGGAGCAGTGAATGGAGGCAGTGAATCCTCAGAGGGTTCCGTAAAAGAAGGTGCAGGAACCAGGATGGAAAGACCTGTGGTGGAGCCCACACTGTCTGTGCCAGATTTAGTTGACTACTTCCTAGCTCCAGAGATCCTTGAGAATGAGAACTGCTACTTCTGTGAACGCTGTGCTTCATTGCAGAGGGCTGAGAAGGTCATGCACGTGGTGACGGCACCTGAGTACCTCATTCTGACTCTGTTACGCTTCTCGTACGATGCCACCTGCCACGTTCGTCGCAAGATTCTGGACAATGTAGGTATTCCGTTACACATGAGCCTACCTTTACGCCAACACGGTATCTCCGCTTCATTATCTTCCTCAACTGCAGCTACATCTTCCTCATCTGACTCTCCTGAGAGTGGTGAGAATCTAGCTAAGAAGCTCAAGCCTTCGCAAAAGGAGGATGGGATGACAGAAAACGGAACGAATAGCGAGACAAATGACAGCGATTTGGAGACACTGTCGGTGCCGTATGTTTTGAGCTCTGTTGTAGTGCATTCTGGGATGTCCTCCGAGAGCGGTCACTACTACTCTTATGGAAGGAATGTGAGTAGCACTGATGGTTATGTAGCTAGCCCGTGTCCTAAGACCCAGGAAAGCTCAGAGAGCTCGACAGCCTCACAGGAAGAAATGGGATGCGCTGACCAAAAGTCCACGGACTGGTTCTTGTTTAATGACAGCCGAGTGACTTTTACAAACTTTGAATCATTGCAGAACGTTACCGGTCGCTTCCCTAAGGACACAGCCTACGTCCTGATCTATAGGAAACAAGAGGTCAGTGGACAACCAAGTAATTCAGGGCCAGTTGTAAATGGCTCAAGACTTAGTGGAGAGCCACCCCTGCAGAAGGAGCTGATGGATGCCATTACCAAAGACAACAAACTCTTCCTACAG GAGCAGGAGCTGAATGCCAGAGCTCGTGCTCTTCAAGCAACCTCTGCTTCTTGCTCTTTCCGACCCAATGGTTCTGATGACAATGAGCCTCCTGGCAGCTGCGGGCCCTCaggtggaggtggaggaggGGGCTTCAATACCATCAGCAGACTCGTCTTCTGA